Part of the Benincasa hispida cultivar B227 chromosome 11, ASM972705v1, whole genome shotgun sequence genome, ACGTGATGAGGCTGAAAAGATAAATTATTCACTTCCTGGTGAAGTTGGCTCTAGTCAAGTCAGTGGTTTTCCCTCTTTGTCCGGTGATTTCTTCACTTATGCTGATAGACAGGAGGACTATTGGAGTGGGTACTATGTGTCTAGGCCTTTCTTTAAGGCTGTTGACCGTGTACTGGAGCGAACACTTCGGGCTGCAGAAATGATATTAGCTTTATTGCTTGGTCCTTGCCAGAGGCCTCAATGTGAGAAGTTGCCTCTTGGGTTTTCTTACAAGTTGACTGCTGCAAGAAGAAACCTGGCTCTTTTTCAGCATCATGATGGGGTCACTGGTACTGCAAAAGATCATGTAGTACGTGATTATGGGCTTCGGATGCATACTTCTTTACAAGACCTGCACATTTTCATGTCTAAAGGTATTGAAGTACTACTTGGAATTCGCCATGATAAATCTGATCAGAATCCTTCACAGTTTGAACCAGAACAGACGAGATCTAAATACGATGCCCAACCTGTACATAAAGCTATCGATCTTCAAGAAGGAACTTATCAATCAGTGGTCTTTTTTAATCCTATAGAGCAGACAAGAGAAGAGGTTGCAATGATTATTGTTAACTGGACAGATGTTACAGTATTGGACTCAAACTGGATGTGTGTTCAAAGCCAAATTTCTCCTGAATTTCAGCACGATAAAGCCAAGGTTTTTACTGGGAGGCATCGTATCCACTGGAAAATTTCAGTTCCTGCCTTGGGGTTGCAAACATATTATATTGCAAATGGATTATTTGATTGTGAAAAGCCAAAACCTGCCAAACTAAAACTCTTCACAACGTCTACTTCAATTCCTTGTCCTACTCCTTATGTATGCTCAAAGGCTGACGGTGACATGGCTGAAATCGAGAACGAGCATCAGTCTCTCGTATTTGATGTCAAGCATGGTTTGTTGcagaaaataattaataaaaatggttCAGAAAATGTTGTGAATGAAGAAATTTCGTTGTACTCAAGCTGGGGTAGTGGGGCCTACCTATTCAAACCCACTGGTGATGCTAAATCTATCATTGAAGCAGGTGGATTGACCGTTATCACCGAGGGTCCTCTGATGCAGGAAGTTTTCTCTTATCCAAAGACAGAATGGGTAAATTCCCCCATCTCCCATAGCACTCGTTTATATAGTGGGGCCAATACAATGCAGGAGCACCTCATTGAGATGGAATATCATGTCGAGCTACTCGGCAGGGAATTTGACGATAGGGAACTGATAGTCAGATACAAGACCGATATTGACAACAAGCGGATATTTTATTCTGATTTAAACGGTCTCCAAATGAGTCGAAGAGAGTCGTATGATAAAATCCCCCTGCAGGGAAATTATTATCCAATGCCATCTCTAGCATTCATGCAAGGATCCAATGGTCAAAGGTTCTCAGTCCATTCTAAACAGTCTCTGGGTGTGGCAAGTCTCAAAGATGGATGGTTAGAGATTATGCTCGACCGTCGTTTGGTCAGGGATGATGGACGTGGCCTAGGGCAAGGAGTGACGGATAATCGTGCAATGAATGTCGCTTTCCATATCCTTCTTGAGTCGAATGTTTCAACCAAACTAAATCCTGTTTCCAATTACTTTCCTTTAAGCCCTTCTCTTCTTTCCCACTGCATTGGTGCTCGCTTGAACTATCCCTTGCACACATTTATTGCTAAAAAACCACAGGCTTCATCTGTGCAGCCAACCCTTAGATCATTCTCTCCTTTAGCAGCTCCTTTGCCATGTGACTTGCATGTTGTCAGCTTTAAAGTTCCACGTCCTCTGAAATACTCTCAACAATCGCCAGAAGATCCAcgatttcttttaatatttcataggagaCACTGGGATTCATCATACTGCAAGACAGCCAGATCAAATTGTACTAGGGTCGCTGATGAGCCTTTCAATATATTCAACATGTTTAAGGGGCTTGCAGTATCGAAGGCTCAAGCAACTTCCTTAAATCTGCTGCATGAAGACTCAGAAATGCTTGGATATAATGAACAGTCGGGGGATGTTGCTCATGAAGGGCAGCTACATATCCCTCCCATGGAAGTACGAGCTTACAAATTGGAACTGAAACCACGTTAATAAATTTGCGTAAATGCCAGTTTTTGGAGATTTAACAATGCTGATAGACTCCAAATGAGCATCAATGAAGAACCGATTCCTGCGTCCGAGATCAATAGATCTAGCAGAGTTATATCTAATGCCATGTAAAGATGCCAGAATGAGGGGTATGCTAAATATTTCTGGAACTGGGCAATGCCGACAATTACGTCTTTTACCCTTTTGAATTCTCAGGTCTCATGCTCTGGAAGACTTGTTTTTGCTTTGCTTGGCTTGGCATTGTTCCAATGGAAGGTTGGTAAATGTGGACTGAGGATTCTTACATTTTCGAAACAGCTCATTTGGCTGATGCTTAGAAATAGACAGAAGAGAGACATACTAGTTTGAAAGTAATGATCGGAAGGAACTACACG contains:
- the LOC120090184 gene encoding alpha-mannosidase 2, producing MAFSSFTGGSGGRRGGWASSILPFSSVSPSAKPKHNRKYRRRLAIRDFIFSNFFTIGLLISFFFFFIVLLRYGVPKPISSPFKSHAIRSHRPRKPIVSENWNSEVLSSNVDITTKELYDKIEFLDIDGGPWKQGWRVTYKGDEWDSEKLKVFVVPHSHNDPGWKLTVDEYYERQSRHILDTIVEALSQDSRRKFIWEEMSYLEKWWRDASEEKKESFATLVKNGQLEIVGGGWVMNDEANSHYFAIIEQMAEGNMWLNETIGIVPKNSWAIDPFGYSPTMAYLLRRMGFENMLIQRTHYELKKELAQHKNLEFIWRQSWDAEETTDIFVHMMPFYSYDIPHTCGPEPAICCQFDFARSRGSLYELCPWRQDPVEINKENVQERAMTLLDQYRKKSVLYRTNTLLIPLGDDFRYISIDEAEAQFKNYQLLFDYINSNPSLNAETKFGTLEDYFQTLRDEAEKINYSLPGEVGSSQVSGFPSLSGDFFTYADRQEDYWSGYYVSRPFFKAVDRVLERTLRAAEMILALLLGPCQRPQCEKLPLGFSYKLTAARRNLALFQHHDGVTGTAKDHVVRDYGLRMHTSLQDLHIFMSKGIEVLLGIRHDKSDQNPSQFEPEQTRSKYDAQPVHKAIDLQEGTYQSVVFFNPIEQTREEVAMIIVNWTDVTVLDSNWMCVQSQISPEFQHDKAKVFTGRHRIHWKISVPALGLQTYYIANGLFDCEKPKPAKLKLFTTSTSIPCPTPYVCSKADGDMAEIENEHQSLVFDVKHGLLQKIINKNGSENVVNEEISLYSSWGSGAYLFKPTGDAKSIIEAGGLTVITEGPLMQEVFSYPKTEWVNSPISHSTRLYSGANTMQEHLIEMEYHVELLGREFDDRELIVRYKTDIDNKRIFYSDLNGLQMSRRESYDKIPLQGNYYPMPSLAFMQGSNGQRFSVHSKQSLGVASLKDGWLEIMLDRRLVRDDGRGLGQGVTDNRAMNVAFHILLESNVSTKLNPVSNYFPLSPSLLSHCIGARLNYPLHTFIAKKPQASSVQPTLRSFSPLAAPLPCDLHVVSFKVPRPLKYSQQSPEDPRFLLIFHRRHWDSSYCKTARSNCTRVADEPFNIFNMFKGLAVSKAQATSLNLLHEDSEMLGYNEQSGDVAHEGQLHIPPMEVRAYKLELKPR